Within the Arthrobacter sp. V1I7 genome, the region TGACTTGCCCGGCCAGCTTGCCCGTGCCGGAATTGCGGTCAAAGCACGGGAAGTTCGAACTCGCGATGTCTATGCGGATTCGGTGGCCCTTCTTGAACACCTGGCTCGTCGCGACCAGGTCGATGGTGTATTCGTAAACTTCCCCTGGTTCCACGGTCGAGGGGGTATCCATGCCATTGCGGTAGCGCGCACGAACTATCCCGTCCGCCACTCCCATGGCTCGTCCGTCGGGGAAAACGTTGACCAGTTTCGCGGTGAAATCCGCGTCCTCAGCCGAAGTTGCCGCGAACAACGTGACGCTTAGCGGGCCGGTCACCTCCATGTCCTGGTCCAGGACAGAGCTGGAGAACCGGAGCACGTCGTCGCGGCTGTCCAGCACACGCTGGTCCCGGGACCCGGGCATATAGCCCGCTCCGCCGTCGGGCCCGCCGTTGATCAGGGTCCCGCCGCCGACGGTAGGCACGGGGTCATGGGGATCATGGACGTACCGCAGGGGGTCTGCGTTGCCTGCCGGCACCGTGGCACTGAGCAAGCCGTCCGGCTGCAGGTACCACTTCTGCCAGTCGGTTCGCGCCAGCGGCCATTCCTCCTCCGACCGCCAGCGGTCGGTCCCCATCACGAAGATCTGGACCGGCGGAATCGAACTCGGGGTGCCGTCGACACTTTCGCGAAGGAAGCGCATCTGCTGCTCTTCCAAGCGGATAACCTGTGCTGCGCCTGCCGCGAAGTGCAGCTCTCCGGCCGCCCCGGACTGGTCTGCGTGCGTCCAGGGCCCGATCACCAGATGCTGATTGATTCGGGCCTCCTCGGTCTCGGCTCCGTGGGCAATCGCGGTGTAGTTGTCCAGGGTGCCGGCAAGGAAAAGATCGAACCAGCCGCCGACGTGCAGGGCCGGTACGGCTGTTCGGGTCCGGTCCTTGGTGTAGTTGATCCCGTCCCAGTAACCGCTGTCCGTTTCCTTCTCAAGCCACGTCGTCCAGCTGGGCAGGACGTCGCTGATCGCTGTGAGATCAGTCAGCGGCAACGTGCGGAAGGTCGCTTCCATGTCGCGTGTCATGCCCAGGAACGCGCCCATCTGCGCCGCAATGTCTTGCCCGCGCTGTGCCCGCTCCCCCAGCGTCTGGGCCGTCTTCAGCATGTGCCACCCCAGGCCCTGCCCGAGCTGCATGGCTCCCTGCCTGTAGACCAGTCCGTCCCGGTAGTTGTTCGTCGCGACGATCGGGACGATGGCGGCCAGTCCTTCGGGGTTCTTCCCGCTGACAGCCAGCTGCGCCATCCCAAGGTATGAGGCTCCGAACATGCACACCTGACCGTTTGCCCAGGGCTGGTCGATGAGCCAGGCAATAGTGTCCAGGCCATCGTTCGACTCGTTTTCAAAGGCCTGGAGCACACCGTCGGACTCTGCAGTCCCACGGCAGTTCTGGACAACGACGGCGAAGCCGGCGGCCAGCGCCGGGGCCACGGGCAGCGTCCGCGCCATCGACTCCACATACGGTGTCCGGACAAGAAGCACTGGCTGGGGCTCTGCTGACAAGGAGCGATAGGCCGTAGCGACAAGGACGATTCCGTCCCGCATTGGAATCCGGACTTTTTCCAT harbors:
- a CDS encoding CocE/NonD family hydrolase, with translation MTQTMETMESRVMEKVRIPMRDGIVLVATAYRSLSAEPQPVLLVRTPYVESMARTLPVAPALAAGFAVVVQNCRGTAESDGVLQAFENESNDGLDTIAWLIDQPWANGQVCMFGASYLGMAQLAVSGKNPEGLAAIVPIVATNNYRDGLVYRQGAMQLGQGLGWHMLKTAQTLGERAQRGQDIAAQMGAFLGMTRDMEATFRTLPLTDLTAISDVLPSWTTWLEKETDSGYWDGINYTKDRTRTAVPALHVGGWFDLFLAGTLDNYTAIAHGAETEEARINQHLVIGPWTHADQSGAAGELHFAAGAAQVIRLEEQQMRFLRESVDGTPSSIPPVQIFVMGTDRWRSEEEWPLARTDWQKWYLQPDGLLSATVPAGNADPLRYVHDPHDPVPTVGGGTLINGGPDGGAGYMPGSRDQRVLDSRDDVLRFSSSVLDQDMEVTGPLSVTLFAATSAEDADFTAKLVNVFPDGRAMGVADGIVRARYRNGMDTPSTVEPGEVYEYTIDLVATSQVFKKGHRIRIDIASSNFPCFDRNSGTGKLAGQVTQDDLSPATQSVFCTSVFPSHVLLPVIPSKEK